A window from Pyrococcus yayanosii CH1 encodes these proteins:
- a CDS encoding McrC family protein, with protein MRYSEITNNLGIPEDKLKESLRKLNRTFARNLPKSSSNDSPEEKDLDENRGFLILYSNSVKARHYVGFARAGNFVVQVLPKVFEPSENEEKNADTNDALLAFLRMLNVAYGLKIREVELAQLREKRTPESLLEIFIYLFASTLWSEVQRGYHKEYIEIQNEERFLKGKLLMSKELRKLPHQRHTFSLEMHEFSEDNLLNQIFYAAVRTSLARTTWRVNKKLLGELMMIFDEVSFKEITKTDLERVHFTRLNERFKRAFTLAKIVLSTLGGIQGEEASGFFIDMNDLFERFMLWVLKRSLWEYEVEYQKELKLLKNGNILSRKQYPDFIINRNGTPVAVLDAKYKSLGTSEGKLQVSPDSLRQVYVYAKILEEKYGVSGIPVVLIFPKSNAYNSSIKTEDNEATVGGATFFDGRRLLVLVYDMETLKEGLKIDEKFRKSLCNLLGPRSNLDASEK; from the coding sequence ATGAGATACAGCGAAATAACTAATAATCTGGGAATACCCGAGGATAAACTAAAAGAAAGTCTTCGCAAGCTCAACAGAACTTTTGCCCGAAATCTACCCAAATCAAGCTCCAACGACAGTCCAGAAGAAAAAGACTTAGACGAAAATAGGGGGTTCTTAATACTCTACAGCAATAGCGTAAAGGCAAGGCACTATGTTGGTTTTGCCAGAGCTGGGAACTTTGTTGTCCAAGTTCTCCCCAAAGTCTTCGAACCTTCTGAAAATGAAGAGAAGAATGCCGATACTAATGATGCTCTCTTGGCATTCCTCCGCATGCTTAATGTTGCTTACGGTTTAAAAATAAGGGAAGTCGAACTCGCCCAGCTTAGAGAGAAGAGAACTCCAGAAAGCCTCCTTGAGATATTTATCTATCTTTTTGCCAGCACTCTATGGAGTGAGGTTCAGAGAGGATATCACAAGGAGTACATTGAAATCCAAAATGAAGAAAGATTTCTTAAAGGCAAACTTTTGATGAGTAAAGAACTGAGAAAGCTTCCCCACCAGAGGCACACCTTCAGCCTTGAGATGCATGAGTTTAGCGAAGACAACCTGCTCAACCAGATTTTCTATGCGGCAGTTCGAACTTCACTTGCTCGAACTACGTGGAGAGTCAACAAGAAGCTACTCGGCGAGCTGATGATGATTTTTGATGAAGTCAGCTTTAAGGAAATAACTAAGACAGACTTAGAAAGAGTTCACTTCACCCGTTTGAATGAGCGCTTCAAGAGAGCGTTTACTCTTGCTAAAATCGTGCTTTCCACACTTGGTGGCATTCAAGGAGAAGAGGCATCTGGATTCTTCATTGACATGAATGACCTTTTTGAGCGATTCATGCTGTGGGTGCTGAAGAGAAGTCTCTGGGAGTATGAGGTTGAATATCAGAAGGAATTAAAACTTCTCAAGAATGGGAACATATTATCAAGAAAACAGTACCCCGACTTCATTATTAATAGGAACGGCACTCCTGTAGCAGTATTAGATGCCAAATACAAATCCTTGGGGACTAGCGAAGGCAAGCTTCAAGTTAGTCCAGATTCGCTGAGGCAGGTTTACGTTTATGCTAAGATTCTTGAGGAAAAATATGGGGTTAGTGGTATTCCTGTCGTGCTCATATTCCCAAAGAGCAATGCATACAACTCAAGCATTAAGACAGAGGACAATGAAGCCACAGTTGGTGGTGCTACGTTTTTTGATGGCAGGAGGCTCTTAGTTTTAGTGTATGACATGGAAACTCTCAAAGAGGGGCTTAAAATTGACGAGAAATTTAGGAAATCACTTTGTAACCTTTTGGGTCCACGAAGTAACTTGGATGCAAGCGAGAAATAA
- a CDS encoding AAA family ATPase, with product MRLSKSTKNHLKTFADELDKLSNYLKQDAVRDYRRYHELKKKLWKKLLSLSKEDRKNIFKDAPKFYLIIDKINRGNISKIFGELITLLENDKRIGEEHEIIVTLPYSGEPFAVPPNLYIIGTMNTADRSIALLDVALRRRFAFLEIEPRPEKLKDKSIEGINLKELLEKLNLKIEAIKDRDHRIGHSYFLKVEKLEDLHFVWYYEIIPLLMEYFYNDWEALAWILGDGFIENKLEKENKKLKFEAPKIEIGKHVEPNTPYGIKFYDIDKEKEDFKEALKWIIESVKE from the coding sequence TTGAGGCTCTCAAAAAGCACAAAGAATCATTTGAAGACTTTTGCCGATGAACTTGACAAACTTTCCAATTACCTAAAACAAGACGCTGTAAGAGATTACAGAAGATACCATGAGCTCAAGAAAAAGTTATGGAAAAAACTCCTATCGCTGTCCAAAGAAGACAGAAAAAACATCTTCAAGGATGCTCCCAAGTTCTACCTTATCATTGACAAAATTAACCGTGGTAATATCAGTAAAATCTTTGGCGAGCTGATAACTCTCCTCGAAAATGACAAACGCATAGGAGAAGAACACGAAATAATTGTAACTCTCCCATATTCAGGAGAACCCTTTGCAGTCCCGCCGAACCTCTACATCATAGGAACAATGAATACTGCAGACAGAAGCATTGCGCTGCTTGACGTTGCACTGAGGAGGAGATTTGCGTTTCTTGAGATTGAACCCAGACCAGAAAAACTAAAAGATAAGAGCATTGAGGGAATAAACCTGAAAGAGCTACTTGAAAAGCTGAATCTCAAAATCGAGGCAATCAAGGACAGAGACCACAGGATAGGCCACAGCTACTTCTTGAAGGTGGAAAAGTTGGAAGACTTGCACTTTGTATGGTACTACGAGATAATACCCCTCCTAATGGAGTACTTCTACAACGACTGGGAAGCTTTAGCCTGGATTTTAGGAGACGGATTCATTGAAAACAAGCTTGAAAAAGAAAACAAGAAACTAAAATTCGAAGCGCCAAAAATAGAGATAGGAAAGCATGTTGAACCAAACACTCCCTATGGAATCAAATTCTATGACATAGACAAAGAAAAAGAGGACTTCAAAGAGGCCCTAAAGTGGATAATCGAGTCTGTCAAAGAATAA